One Drosophila virilis strain 15010-1051.87 chromosome 5, Dvir_AGI_RSII-ME, whole genome shotgun sequence DNA window includes the following coding sequences:
- the LOC6625606 gene encoding angiopoietin-related protein 7, with protein sequence MQSKIFVYLILVLLTLENSLARNKQAETLLSNCENLCSKFPELQKYYNAIKEKRLQQTTIYKKMVKSLTINNEKLLAKINLQDTFINKPNQLENITSELRGLKQTINETFTKLNSSELTIQELREQLVQKTNELSETNKKIKEQGSTIDVMNVTLRQQNDRIAEYESRDTAIKQQLRENHELITELNINVTASGERISTMSNTIIELQSQLNSDAARIEQLNTVIAAYTNCCQASNCEPFGSSSNVHVIKVPGVREPFPVLCNGLLAGPGWTVIQRRINGSVDFYRNWSDYKTGFGDLAGEFFIGLEKLHHMTKAEPQVLYIQLEDFDGQLRYATYDDFKVGSEQESYALQSLGNFGGDIDDALSLNEGQKFSTYDRDNDSDESLSCAERFHGAWWYYACGLSNLNGPYQKPDDYTSSQGILWVDTDWHDNDYSFKSVQIMIRAKKL encoded by the exons atgcaaagtaAGATTTTTGTGTACCTAATTTTAGTGTTATTGACTTTGGAAAACTCTTTGGCTAGAAATAAACAAGCCGAAACTCTGTTAAGCAACTGCGAAAATTTGTGTTCTAAGTTTCCAGAGTTACAGAAATACTACAATGCCATAAAAGAAAAGCGCTTGCAGCAGACTactatttacaaaaaaatggTCAAGAGTCTGACGATCAATAATGAAAAATTACTGGCTAAAATAAACCTGCAAGATACATTCATTAATAAGCCCAATCAACTAGAAAACATTACTAGCGAACTGCGTGGACTGAAACAAACTATCAACGAAACATTTACTAAACTAAACTCAAGTGAATTAACCATACAAGAACTAAGGGAACAGCTGGTGCAAAAGACTAACGAATTAagtgaaacaaataaaaaaatcaaagaacaaggCTCGACAATAGATGTCATGAACGTCACTTTAAGGCAGCAAAACGATCGTATTGCGGAATACGAAAGCCGAGACACGGCCATTAAGCAGCAGCTCAGAGAAAATCATGAGCTGATAACAGAATTGAACATAAATGTCACGGCATCTGGTGAACGTATAAGCACAATGAGTAATACAATTATTGAACTGCAATCGCAGTTGAATTCTGATGCTGCGAGAATCGAGCAATTGAACACTGTAATAGCCGCCTACACGAACTGCTGTCAGGCTTCGAATTGTGAGCCATTTGGCAGCTCTTCAAATGTGCATGTGATAAAGGTGCCCGGTGTGCGCGAACCCTTTCCAGTGCTTTGCAATGGCCTACTAGCTGGTCCCGGCTGGACAGTAATACAGCGCAGGATCAATGGGAGCGTCGACTTTTATCGTAACTGGAGCGACTATAAAACTGGATTCGGCGATTTAGCTGGCGAGTTCTTCATAGGTCTGGAGAAGCTGCACCATATGACCAAAGCTGAACCACAGGTACTCTACATACAACTGGAGGACTTTGATGGCCAGTTACGTTATGCCACATATGATGACTTCAAGGTTGGCTCTGAACAGGAATCATATGCCCTGCAGTCCCTGGGAAATTTCGGCGGAGATATTGATGATGCGTTAAGTCTAAATGAAGGTCAAAAGTTCAGCACCTACGATCGTGACAACGATAGTGATGAATCCCTAAGCTGTGCTGAACGTTTTCATGGCGCCTGGTGGTACTATGCGTGCGGTCTCAG TAACTTGAATGGTCCTTACCAAAAACCAGATGATTACACCTCGAGTCAAGGCATCCTTTGGGTGGATACAGACTGGCATGATAATGATTATTCCTTCAAATCAGTTCAAATCATGATAAGGGCTAAGAAACTATAA
- the LOC6625605 gene encoding microfibril-associated glycoprotein 4, whose translation MCRYSNIFINYIFVLSVSNSWASLMEDDEVQVRILKLEELIKQNNEQLLKLEADTDFKISGHIEATEELCCETHVREKETQLAACRAQVKTAAVEFKEIEDHFTTLLHNLTSCRISLMAKDYKTEIQSEVDLEAKISELSLQLKFKDAQILELQALTNEHSLKLQAAHSKLKAYEDELEEFQPRSCLPFGSTTGIYRIKLPGLDSFYVPCDARFAGSGWLVIQRRMDGSVNFYRNWSDYQLGFGALNGEFFIGLEKLHRLTALQPYELYVHLEDFEGEIRYAHYDNFSIGSEKTFYELSSLGRYTGNAGNSMGLNVLQKFSTLDSDNDSWLEGSCARRYHSAWWYAACAAFCNPNGKYYKRRQLNTSSRGKGIIWQHWHGFEETLKFIQLMIRPISAANY comes from the exons ATGTGCAGATATtcgaatatttttataaattacattttcgtGCTCTCAGTGAGTAATAGTTGGGCTAGTTTGATGGAGGATGATGAAGTACAAGTAAGAATTCTTAAACTTGAAGAACTGATCAAGCAAAACAATGAGCAGTTGCTTAAGCTGGAAGCCGACACCGATTTTAAAATATCAGGGCACATTGAAGCCACAGAAGAGCTGTGTTGCGAGACTCATGTTAGGGAGAAGGAGACCCAGTTGGCTGCTTGCCGGGCACAGGTCAAAACGGCTGCAGTCGAGTTCAAGGAAATTGAAGATCACTTTACAACACTGCTGCACAATTTGACTAGCTGCAGAATTAGTTTAATGGCCAAAGATTATAAGACTGAAATTCAGAGTGAAGTGGACCTTGAGGCTAAAATATCGGAGCTGAGTTTGCAGCTCAAATTTAAAGATGCACAAATTTTGGAATTACAAGCCCTGACCAATGAGCATTCGTTAAAGCTGCAGGCGGCACACAGCAAGCTCAAGGCTTACGAAGATGAATTGGAAGAATTTCAGCCGCGCAgttgtttgccatttggcaGCACCACCGGCATCTATAGGATCAAGCTACCTGGCCTGGATTCCTTCTATGTGCCCTGCGATGCGCGCTTCGCTGGCTCCGGCTGGTTGGTCATCCAACGCCGCATGGACGGCAGCGTGAATTTCTATCGCAACTGGAGCGACTATCAATTGGGTTTTGGTGCACTTAATGGCGAGTTCTTTATTGGATTAGAGAAGCTTCATCGTTTGACCGCACTGCAGCCCTATGAGCTCTATGTGCATCTGGAGGACTTTGAAGGCGAGATACGCTATGCACACTATGACAACTTCAGCATTGGCAGTGAGAAAACCTTCTACGAGCTCAGCTCGCTGGGCAGATACACTGGCAACGCTGGCAACTCGATGGGCTTGAATGTCCTGCAGAAGTTCTCAACACTGGACAGCGATAACGATAGCTGGCTGGAAGGCAGCTGTGCGCGCCGATATCACAGCGCCTGGTGGTACGCAGCCTGTGCAGCCTTTTG CAATCCCAATGGCAAGTACTATAAGCGGCGGCAGCTGAACACCAGCTCGCGCGGCAAGGGCATaatttggcaacactggcacgGCTTCGAAGAGACACTCAAATTTATACAACTTATGATACGACCTATATCAGCagcaaattattga